In Pseudocalidococcus azoricus BACA0444, a single genomic region encodes these proteins:
- a CDS encoding coiled-coil domain-containing protein, whose translation MLHILSDQAQSFLTTYFFVGIGLTGVSFFSGWFKKSYDGPLKQAWGIAERLKTEKQTLEAKVAQIRQEYQYQAQQIEQYKAQAEAYAAQVKTLETRYLNLETKYEHLAADYQTLQENYAASQSHCQNLEFDLRDLSAKLENADYDNEQLRQAYQAQEQEFVAQTTAHQQLQESYRLLEAEQVTLNAQWQSTKIEYEALQANYQELQETMTEIQGIYQQTRLEITDLEKRVTKILADNDQLLADNLWREERLRKLRFWEWLMGGCNNYVPRSKSLLTFYIGMPLQAWWSNLVNPA comes from the coding sequence ATGCTGCATATTCTTTCTGATCAAGCCCAATCCTTCCTCACTACCTATTTTTTTGTCGGCATTGGCTTAACGGGAGTCTCCTTCTTTAGCGGCTGGTTCAAAAAGAGTTATGACGGCCCCCTCAAACAGGCCTGGGGTATTGCCGAGCGGCTCAAAACCGAGAAACAGACCTTAGAAGCCAAAGTGGCCCAAATTCGCCAAGAGTACCAATACCAGGCCCAGCAAATTGAACAGTACAAAGCCCAGGCCGAAGCCTATGCCGCCCAAGTCAAAACCCTGGAAACTCGCTATCTCAATCTAGAAACCAAATATGAGCACCTGGCTGCCGACTATCAAACCCTCCAAGAAAACTATGCCGCCAGCCAAAGCCATTGCCAAAATCTGGAATTTGATCTCCGTGATCTAAGTGCCAAACTCGAAAACGCTGACTATGATAATGAACAACTCCGCCAGGCCTATCAGGCTCAAGAGCAGGAATTTGTTGCCCAAACCACGGCTCACCAGCAACTTCAAGAGAGTTATCGCCTCTTGGAAGCCGAGCAAGTCACCCTCAATGCCCAATGGCAAAGCACCAAAATCGAGTACGAAGCCTTGCAAGCCAACTACCAAGAACTCCAGGAGACGATGACTGAAATTCAAGGCATCTACCAGCAAACTCGGCTTGAAATCACCGACCTAGAGAAACGGGTGACAAAAATTTTGGCCGATAACGATCAACTTTTGGCCGATAACCTGTGGCGGGAAGAACGGTTACGCAAGCTCCGCTTCTGGGAATGGCTGATGGGGGGGTGCAATAACTATGTCCCGCGCTCTAAGTCCTTGTTGACCTTCTATATTGGTATGCCGCTCCAGGCCTGGTGGTCGAATCTTGTTAATCCGGCCTAG